In a single window of the Candidatus Neomarinimicrobiota bacterium genome:
- a CDS encoding LD-carboxypeptidase, whose amino-acid sequence MDPQFPKPLPEHGTIGIVAPASGSDQQDLDKGIHILRQHGYDINVADNVTNRNHFLAGSWTIRLQEMLDFFKDDSIDAIICARGGDGAIHLLPDFIDELEGVAPKTFVGYSDITILQLALYQRYGWVTFSGPMVATELANKSESSSTVTHLLSMLTSEPMKWNLLPEDSSGIEIWHDGVAKGTLLGGCMALVCTLLGTPNSPDYRDAILILEDVDETPQRIDRMLHQFRIHGVFERISGLILGKFHNCFPEDPGESFTLKDLVLNATADYDFPVIANYPYGHGSGTRLTVPLGAPVRLETGPSISLECTYTHS is encoded by the coding sequence ATGGATCCCCAATTCCCCAAACCGCTCCCTGAACACGGCACCATCGGCATTGTCGCCCCAGCCAGCGGCTCAGACCAACAGGACCTGGACAAAGGAATCCATATCCTGCGTCAACACGGATACGATATCAATGTCGCAGATAATGTCACTAACCGAAATCACTTTCTGGCCGGTAGCTGGACGATTAGGCTGCAGGAGATGCTGGATTTCTTCAAAGATGATTCCATCGATGCCATCATATGCGCCCGGGGCGGCGATGGTGCCATTCACCTACTCCCGGATTTCATTGATGAACTGGAAGGTGTGGCTCCGAAAACGTTCGTGGGCTACAGTGATATCACTATTCTGCAGCTCGCCCTATATCAAAGATACGGCTGGGTGACCTTCTCAGGGCCCATGGTCGCTACGGAACTGGCGAACAAATCGGAGTCTTCTTCCACGGTGACGCACCTTTTGTCCATGCTTACCTCCGAACCGATGAAATGGAATCTTCTGCCAGAAGATAGCAGTGGGATTGAAATCTGGCATGATGGTGTGGCGAAAGGTACGCTGCTCGGCGGTTGCATGGCGCTGGTCTGCACCTTACTCGGGACTCCGAATTCTCCGGACTACCGAGATGCCATCCTGATCCTTGAGGACGTGGACGAAACACCGCAACGCATCGACCGGATGCTGCATCAGTTCAGGATTCACGGAGTATTCGAGCGCATCTCGGGACTGATACTCGGAAAATTTCATAACTGTTTCCCGGAGGATCCCGGGGAGAGTTTTACGCTGAAGGATCTGGTGTTGAACGCGACTGCTGATTACGATTTTCCCGTAATCGCGAATTATCCGTATGGCCACGGTTCCGGTACACGGCTAACCGTTCCGCTGGGAGCGCCGGTGCGGCTGGAGACGGGGCCTTCGATTTCGTTGGAATGCACCTATACCCATAGTTAA
- a CDS encoding Na+:solute symporter: protein MNLVLIDWAVIVTFFAIIFGIAFYYSKRAGKDTDEFFLSGRNMPWWIAGTAMVATTFAADTPLAVTELVAKHGIAGNWLWWNLAIGGMLTVFFFARLWRRAGIMTDVELTEMRYSGKPAAILRGFRAIYLGLFMNAIVLGWVHKAMEKIFHVTLPEVDAFLLVTLVALIIAVYSSAAGLLGTARTDSFQFIFAMIGVIILAVIVVRLPSVGGMAALTNKISPELLDFFPRVGNVTATGVTGGALALTTGAFFAHIGLQWWSSWYPGADPGGGGYIAQRMMSAKDEKHSLFATLWFTIAHYAIRPWPWIVVALAALVILPRGESPEALKIENPAMYQEVVQAYENPGLLKTEAPVYKTREFKQFYEKYENTVDPGVMYPKLMVRYLPAGLLGLLIAVFLAAYMSTIASQLNWGTSYLINDFYRRFFKASEDEKHYVLISRITIILLTIVSLLITNYLLTTISGAWEFIINASAGMGAVLILRWYWWRINAWSEISAMIAPLIIYPIARFGYGMQSPITLYPVVIGTTIVWLAVTFLTKPTSREVLSSFYKKVHPGGIGWRQVAEEHPEVTPDAGYGRLFVSWLFGVVFVYSTLFGIGEVLFTNWLKGGLFLSATVISGIIIYTNMKKQGFETLAE, encoded by the coding sequence ATGAACCTCGTACTCATCGACTGGGCGGTCATAGTCACATTTTTCGCGATTATTTTCGGGATCGCTTTTTACTATTCAAAGCGCGCCGGGAAGGATACCGACGAGTTTTTCCTCTCCGGACGGAATATGCCATGGTGGATTGCCGGGACAGCCATGGTGGCAACAACCTTCGCTGCTGATACACCTCTGGCGGTCACCGAGCTGGTGGCGAAGCACGGCATCGCCGGGAACTGGCTCTGGTGGAATCTGGCTATCGGCGGGATGCTGACGGTGTTCTTTTTCGCGCGGCTCTGGCGCCGGGCCGGTATCATGACCGACGTGGAATTGACCGAAATGCGCTACTCCGGCAAGCCGGCCGCAATCCTGCGTGGATTCCGGGCCATCTATCTGGGGCTTTTCATGAATGCCATCGTCCTGGGATGGGTGCACAAGGCAATGGAGAAGATCTTTCACGTCACCCTGCCGGAGGTGGACGCTTTTCTGCTGGTGACCCTCGTGGCACTGATAATCGCGGTTTACTCTTCCGCAGCGGGACTCCTGGGCACGGCCCGCACCGACAGCTTCCAGTTCATCTTTGCCATGATCGGAGTCATCATCCTGGCGGTGATTGTCGTACGTCTTCCATCGGTCGGCGGGATGGCTGCGCTTACCAACAAAATTTCCCCGGAGCTACTTGATTTCTTTCCCCGGGTTGGGAACGTCACCGCCACCGGCGTCACTGGCGGAGCGCTGGCGCTGACCACCGGGGCATTTTTCGCGCACATCGGACTCCAGTGGTGGTCGAGTTGGTATCCGGGTGCCGATCCCGGCGGCGGTGGCTACATAGCCCAGCGGATGATGTCTGCCAAGGATGAAAAACACAGCCTGTTCGCCACACTCTGGTTTACTATTGCCCATTACGCTATCCGGCCCTGGCCATGGATTGTGGTTGCGCTGGCTGCGCTGGTGATTCTCCCGAGAGGTGAGAGTCCGGAAGCACTAAAAATTGAAAATCCGGCGATGTATCAGGAAGTGGTGCAGGCCTATGAGAATCCGGGTTTACTTAAGACCGAAGCGCCGGTCTACAAAACACGGGAATTCAAACAGTTCTATGAGAAGTACGAAAATACGGTGGATCCCGGCGTCATGTATCCCAAGTTAATGGTACGGTACCTGCCGGCAGGACTCCTGGGGCTTCTGATCGCCGTCTTCCTGGCGGCCTACATGTCCACTATCGCCTCCCAGCTGAACTGGGGGACGTCGTACCTTATTAACGACTTTTACCGGCGGTTTTTCAAAGCCAGTGAAGATGAAAAACATTATGTCTTAATTTCCCGGATTACAATCATCCTACTGACCATCGTATCCCTCCTCATCACCAACTATCTGCTCACAACAATTAGCGGAGCGTGGGAGTTTATCATCAACGCCAGCGCCGGGATGGGCGCGGTACTGATTCTCCGGTGGTACTGGTGGCGGATCAACGCCTGGTCGGAGATCTCCGCGATGATTGCGCCGCTTATCATCTATCCCATCGCCCGATTTGGCTACGGGATGCAATCGCCGATTACGCTCTATCCGGTGGTCATCGGCACCACCATCGTCTGGCTGGCCGTTACCTTCCTCACCAAGCCGACCAGCAGAGAGGTATTGTCCTCCTTCTATAAAAAGGTGCACCCCGGGGGCATCGGATGGCGACAGGTTGCGGAGGAACATCCGGAAGTGACTCCGGACGCCGGATACGGTCGGCTGTTTGTATCCTGGTTATTCGGTGTGGTGTTCGTCTACTCGACTTTGTTCGGGATTGGCGAGGTACTCTTTACGAATTGGCTGAAGGGCGGGCTCTTTCTGTCAGCAACCGTCATCTCCGGAATAATCATCTATACCAATATGAAAAAACAGGGATTTGAGACGCTGGCGGAGTGA
- a CDS encoding sodium:solute symporter has protein sequence MGLTSVDYIVIVVYLAGVAVAGILAAGRQKSTSDYFLGGHRIPWWAVLFSVVATETSTLTFISVPAVAYGGNMTFLQITLGYIAGRITVALIFLPRYYEGELSTAYQFLGKRFGDSMRNITSSTFMVTRLLADGVRLFATAIPLAVILRMGGGFAGLTDLQIYLLSIIAIAGVTMVYTFIGGIKAVVWMDVIQMTVYIGGALIAVGIILTHLPNGLRSALSLAGESGKLETIRFGFDMSFREFIATPYTFFTALIGGGIFSVASHGTDQLIVQRLLTTRDLRNSQKALIGSGFVILFQFALFLFIGILLYGFYDGQSVAQLGLTNTDEIFAKFIVEELPIGLSGLIVAALFAAAMSSLSSSLNSLASATTLDLYKPYFGKDDSPEKELKISRFITIIWGLILTGAAFLFAVIQLGAEGEQPAVVELGLSIASYTYGGLLGAFALGILFKRPERLDAVVGFFAGLVTLLFLVKGPVQNLLPGEGLAIAWPLYTVVGSLVVVLVGNASRIIREQMLKREENIEP, from the coding sequence ATGGGCCTGACCTCCGTCGACTATATCGTCATCGTGGTTTATCTGGCCGGCGTGGCGGTGGCCGGTATCCTGGCGGCCGGGCGACAGAAGTCGACGTCCGACTATTTTCTCGGCGGACACCGCATCCCGTGGTGGGCGGTGCTGTTTTCTGTGGTGGCCACCGAAACCAGTACGCTGACATTTATCAGCGTCCCCGCCGTGGCGTATGGCGGAAACATGACTTTCCTGCAGATTACCCTCGGATATATCGCAGGCAGGATTACGGTGGCCCTGATTTTCCTGCCACGATATTACGAAGGTGAGCTCTCCACGGCCTACCAGTTCCTCGGGAAGCGGTTTGGTGACTCCATGCGGAACATCACCAGCAGTACCTTCATGGTCACGCGTCTACTGGCGGACGGTGTTCGCCTGTTCGCGACGGCCATCCCACTGGCAGTGATTTTGAGAATGGGCGGTGGATTTGCCGGGCTCACGGATCTGCAGATCTATCTGCTCTCTATCATCGCTATCGCCGGAGTGACAATGGTCTATACCTTCATTGGTGGAATCAAGGCTGTGGTCTGGATGGACGTGATCCAGATGACCGTGTACATCGGCGGGGCATTGATAGCTGTTGGGATTATTTTAACACATTTGCCGAACGGACTGCGGAGCGCGCTGTCCCTGGCGGGTGAATCCGGCAAGCTAGAGACCATCCGGTTTGGATTCGATATGTCCTTTCGCGAGTTCATTGCAACACCGTACACCTTTTTCACCGCCCTGATCGGTGGCGGGATCTTTTCTGTGGCGTCCCACGGGACGGATCAATTGATCGTCCAAAGATTGCTCACGACCAGAGACCTGAGGAACAGCCAGAAGGCGCTTATCGGGAGCGGATTTGTCATCCTGTTCCAATTTGCCCTGTTCCTGTTCATAGGCATCCTGTTGTATGGCTTTTACGACGGGCAATCTGTCGCACAGCTCGGATTAACGAATACCGATGAAATCTTTGCAAAGTTTATTGTTGAGGAACTGCCGATTGGGCTTTCGGGGCTCATTGTGGCGGCGCTGTTTGCGGCAGCCATGAGCAGTTTGAGCTCGTCGCTGAACTCCCTGGCATCTGCGACCACCCTGGATTTGTACAAGCCGTACTTCGGAAAGGATGATTCGCCGGAGAAAGAACTCAAAATTTCCCGGTTCATCACCATCATCTGGGGATTGATATTAACCGGGGCGGCGTTTCTGTTTGCGGTGATTCAACTTGGCGCGGAAGGCGAGCAGCCGGCCGTAGTGGAGCTGGGACTCAGCATCGCTTCCTACACGTACGGTGGACTCCTTGGTGCATTCGCCCTGGGCATTCTGTTTAAACGACCGGAGCGTTTGGACGCGGTCGTTGGATTTTTCGCCGGATTGGTTACATTACTCTTTCTCGTGAAGGGGCCGGTGCAGAACCTGCTCCCAGGGGAAGGGCTGGCAATCGCGTGGCCGCTCTACACAGTGGTTGGCAGTTTGGTTGTGGTACTGGTGGGGAATGCTTCGCGGATCATTCGAGAGCAAATGTTGAAGAGAGAGGAAAATATTGAGCCGTAG
- a CDS encoding DUF1343 domain-containing protein: MSRTLLLSIFLFIYVTGFVGSTLSQTEKLQHPTPVTTGMENLLENHLSELRGKSIGLIVNQTAVDGEGVHLVDRLMEAGIDIQTIFAPEHGYRGEAAAGEEIQDGRDPVSGARVYSLYGEHRKPTQEMLGGLDILLYDIQDVGVRFYTYINTMGYAMQSAAENVVEFWVLDRPNPISGSRVNGPMLQNGFESFVGLYPIPVRYGLTAGELAKMIVGEGFLKFPKGFEPAILPMKKWRRNLWSDETDIPWVAPSPNMNEMATAILYPGLCFIEGTNISEGRGTDSPFQWIGAPWISSEDLAEELNKAGISGVRFEPITFTPKEIPGRAWNPKYEDEVCGGVSIRITNRDSLKAVEVGVRIIHAVHKMYPEEFEWREAAIDRLYGSDELRESIDGGATPDEIIAGWREPLERFLEIRDDYLLYE; the protein is encoded by the coding sequence ATGAGCCGAACTTTATTATTATCAATATTTCTCTTCATTTATGTGACTGGTTTCGTTGGATCTACTTTAAGCCAGACAGAAAAATTGCAGCATCCCACCCCCGTCACCACCGGCATGGAGAACCTCCTCGAGAACCATCTCTCCGAACTCCGCGGCAAATCGATCGGATTGATAGTGAATCAGACGGCGGTGGATGGAGAAGGTGTGCATCTGGTGGATCGATTGATGGAGGCCGGTATCGATATCCAGACGATCTTCGCTCCGGAGCACGGATATCGCGGCGAGGCAGCCGCGGGGGAGGAGATTCAGGACGGACGGGATCCCGTTTCTGGCGCCCGGGTTTACAGTCTATACGGGGAGCACCGCAAACCGACACAGGAGATGCTAGGCGGGCTGGACATACTTCTCTACGATATTCAGGACGTAGGCGTGCGGTTCTATACCTACATCAATACCATGGGATACGCCATGCAGTCCGCCGCTGAGAACGTTGTAGAATTCTGGGTATTGGATCGGCCGAATCCCATCTCCGGGAGCCGGGTAAACGGCCCGATGCTTCAGAATGGATTCGAATCCTTCGTCGGTTTGTATCCGATTCCCGTCCGGTACGGACTCACAGCCGGGGAACTGGCGAAAATGATCGTTGGAGAGGGTTTTCTGAAATTTCCAAAGGGATTCGAGCCTGCAATTCTTCCAATGAAAAAATGGCGGAGGAATCTCTGGTCGGACGAGACTGATATCCCCTGGGTGGCGCCATCGCCGAATATGAACGAGATGGCGACGGCGATTTTATATCCCGGACTCTGCTTCATCGAAGGGACGAACATCTCCGAGGGACGCGGAACCGACTCTCCTTTCCAATGGATTGGAGCACCGTGGATTAGTTCTGAAGATCTGGCTGAAGAATTAAACAAAGCGGGAATATCCGGTGTTCGGTTCGAGCCGATAACATTCACGCCCAAAGAAATCCCTGGCCGTGCCTGGAATCCCAAGTATGAGGATGAAGTATGCGGCGGAGTTTCAATTCGTATCACAAACCGGGATTCACTGAAAGCGGTGGAAGTCGGAGTCCGGATTATCCATGCCGTCCACAAAATGTATCCGGAGGAATTCGAATGGCGGGAGGCGGCCATCGACAGGCTCTACGGGAGTGACGAACTAAGGGAATCTATCGATGGTGGGGCAACACCGGATGAGATTATTGCAGGATGGCGGGAACCGCTGGAGCGATTTCTCGAGATTAGAGACGATTACTTGCTTTATGAATAG
- a CDS encoding nucleoside recognition protein, with translation MINIIWLALLVIGVIMAVVTSITTGSFDPLVQVTDALFNQSKTAVDLAIGLIGLMALWLGLMKLAEESGLIDLIAKAVRPIMVRLFPEIPADHPAMGAMIMNIAANMLGLGNAATPLGLKAMQELQKLNEKAETATNAMVTFLAINTSSVTIIPATVIGIRVSAGSGNPAEIIGTAIFATTCSTIVAVTAAKLFSKLPRFQLKPEDV, from the coding sequence ATGATTAATATTATCTGGTTAGCACTTCTCGTCATCGGCGTCATTATGGCGGTGGTTACCTCTATCACCACCGGCTCATTCGATCCGCTGGTGCAGGTGACCGACGCTCTGTTCAACCAGTCCAAGACCGCCGTGGATCTGGCCATTGGGCTCATCGGTCTGATGGCGCTCTGGCTCGGGCTGATGAAACTGGCTGAGGAATCCGGTCTCATCGATCTCATTGCCAAAGCCGTCCGACCAATTATGGTACGACTTTTCCCGGAGATCCCGGCGGATCATCCCGCCATGGGAGCGATGATCATGAATATCGCCGCGAATATGCTGGGACTGGGTAACGCCGCCACGCCGCTGGGACTCAAGGCGATGCAAGAGCTCCAGAAGTTGAACGAAAAGGCGGAGACTGCCACCAATGCCATGGTAACGTTTCTGGCAATTAACACCTCCAGTGTCACCATTATCCCGGCGACGGTTATCGGGATTCGGGTCTCGGCCGGTTCCGGGAATCCGGCCGAGATTATCGGCACCGCCATCTTTGCTACAACATGCTCAACAATTGTGGCGGTAACAGCGGCGAAGTTATTCAGCAAACTGCCGCGGTTTCAATTGAAGCCGGAAGACGTCTAA
- the lysA gene encoding diaminopimelate decarboxylase, producing the protein MNQNTAPLTDILENESLITGIRRRFGTPTYVYSADRIRENISGLRQNMTVHLQNSQLLYAVKANMNPVLMQVMLDAEPELGFDCSSPGELKIAREVGGKEAHIIFSGNYESPEDLKYALSAGVPINFDDITSYQRCREIGMPEVISFRVNPGEGKGAFPGIVTAGDDVKFGISREKIGDAYRMAMDDGVKQFGLHTMVGSGILDADYFAWNCDRVLEIATSLEQELGIHFEFIDLGGGFGIPYNENESPLNTEKLFAGVGEITDKYYTADSPTIIYEPGRYLIGDAGFVLTSVTGTKEDEQYYAGLDIGMNQFLRPVLYNAYHRIIPLGKAAHRETRRTQVTGQVCENTDRLARDRALPKLQTGDLCAILDAGAYGFAMASQYNGRPLPAEVLVDGDTVSLIRQRESLDDLTKNVAYPLG; encoded by the coding sequence ATGAATCAAAACACTGCACCATTGACGGATATCCTGGAGAACGAGTCGCTTATAACTGGAATTCGCCGCCGGTTTGGTACGCCGACCTATGTCTATTCGGCTGATCGAATTCGTGAGAATATTTCCGGACTGCGGCAAAACATGACGGTTCATCTGCAAAATTCTCAGTTACTCTACGCGGTAAAGGCGAATATGAATCCGGTACTGATGCAGGTGATGCTGGATGCAGAGCCGGAGCTGGGCTTCGACTGTTCCAGTCCCGGCGAATTGAAAATTGCCAGAGAGGTGGGAGGTAAGGAAGCGCATATTATCTTTTCTGGGAATTACGAGTCGCCCGAAGATCTGAAATACGCACTGTCCGCCGGAGTGCCCATCAACTTCGATGATATCACATCGTATCAGCGCTGCCGTGAGATCGGGATGCCTGAGGTGATCTCCTTTCGTGTGAATCCCGGCGAAGGGAAGGGCGCGTTTCCCGGCATCGTTACCGCCGGCGACGATGTGAAGTTTGGGATCTCCAGGGAAAAGATCGGCGATGCATATCGGATGGCAATGGATGATGGTGTCAAACAATTCGGCCTGCATACTATGGTCGGCTCCGGCATCCTGGATGCGGACTATTTTGCGTGGAATTGCGACAGAGTGCTGGAGATAGCCACATCTCTGGAACAGGAACTCGGAATTCACTTCGAATTCATCGACCTCGGCGGGGGATTCGGGATTCCGTATAATGAAAATGAGTCCCCGCTGAATACCGAAAAGTTATTTGCCGGCGTCGGCGAAATTACGGATAAATATTACACAGCAGATTCGCCGACTATTATCTACGAACCCGGACGGTATTTGATCGGCGATGCCGGATTCGTCCTGACGTCAGTGACCGGCACCAAGGAAGACGAACAGTATTACGCGGGACTGGATATCGGCATGAACCAGTTTCTGCGTCCGGTGCTCTATAACGCCTACCACCGGATCATTCCGCTGGGAAAAGCTGCTCACCGGGAAACCAGGCGGACACAGGTCACCGGACAGGTCTGCGAGAACACGGATCGCCTGGCCAGAGATCGAGCACTGCCGAAACTCCAGACTGGCGACCTATGCGCCATCTTGGATGCCGGAGCGTATGGATTTGCCATGGCCAGCCAGTACAACGGCCGACCGCTGCCCGCCGAGGTGCTCGTCGACGGCGACACCGTGTCCCTGATCCGGCAGCGGGAGTCGCTGGATGACCTGACGAAGAACGTGGCGTATCCGTTGGGGTAG